A region of Labeo rohita strain BAU-BD-2019 chromosome 2, IGBB_LRoh.1.0, whole genome shotgun sequence DNA encodes the following proteins:
- the LOC127173791 gene encoding gastrula zinc finger protein XlCGF49.1, with protein sequence MEFIKVEVVDLTDLQSVRVKEETEEQLDLMEEQSQDQNVAEEDPHSFTAGEKDSIQNTGAKKSFSCPHCGKGYKRKGDLKDHMAIHSERPYMCLQCGKSYTQKVNLQNHLLIHNGEKPFTCSQCDKSFTRKGDLKKHIIVHFGERPFTCHQCGNNFRHQGNLTSHMKIHTGEKSQRNYSDKKLAQVCNYKKPVLYHAGDMPFKCDPCGQRFILSSHLKRHQKWHSH encoded by the exons ATGGAGTTTATTAAAGTGGAGGTTGTGGATCTGACAGATCTACAGTCAGTCAGAGTCAAAGAAGAAACCGAGGAACAACTAG ACTTGATGGAAGAGCAAAGTCAAGACCAGAATGTCGCGGAGGAGGATCCTCACAGTTTTACAGCTGGAGAAAAGGATTCGATACAAAATACAGGAGCCAAGAAATCCTTCTCCTGCCCGCATTGCGGAAAGGGCTACAAACGTAAAGGAGACTTGAAGGATCACATGGCGATTCACAGCGAGAGGCCGTACATGTGTCTTCAGTGCGGGAAGAGCTACACGCAGAAAGTCAACCTTCAGAATCACCTGCTCATTCACAACGGAGAGAAGCCCTTCACCTGCTCGCAGTGCGACAAGAGCTTCACGCGCAAGGGAGACCTTAAGAAACACATCATCGTTCATTTCGGAGAGAGGCCCTTCACCTGCCATCAGTGCGGGAATAATTTCAGGCATCAGGGGAACCTCACGAGTCACATGAAGattcacaccggagagaaaTCGCAGCGGAATTACAGCGATAAGAAACTGGCGCAAGTGTGCAATTATAAAAAGCCGGTGCTGTATCACGCCGGAGACATGCCCTTCAAATGTGACCCGTGCGGTCAGAGATTCATTCTGTCGTCGCACCTAAAGAGACACCAGAAATGGCATTCACATTAG
- the mov10l1 gene encoding LOW QUALITY PROTEIN: RNA helicase Mov10l1 (The sequence of the model RefSeq protein was modified relative to this genomic sequence to represent the inferred CDS: inserted 1 base in 1 codon), protein MVVRTGQTVVMVSVVQCLTSKLLSPLWRRAQEEEQREDPRFDGVPQIRQVQTGVVTHLCADYGLIDHAVYFTSGVVLGGVVLCVGDSVQALAVRERAHGQWRALRVERHKDGWENGGSEALMPDANKLRPLIGTVTSCDRDGGYINQTTYFPRSALCEGFEPVKGDWVLAQYVVCPAEWSSQARAVSPLRYHRMDGVSVTILHGRSGVVEDSVFFSLDSLIVPPGFRPARGDVVNVVVVESSQSLYCWRALCMTPVQHSGNASEVNMPDDELQXMLENKGGLLVSQESHFGSLLMGNSKELQIWIQNTGSERQRLTCCEFAGWDSAQQFCLRSTSQNNSKPPGGPAEDGTDGEAEDGADEDSVRILEINLEMEPGGRASVPVSCQAKTLGRSAELLLLHFSSFTIGRRLEVSVSSAEESLLKPSVPYSGLTALPPQHQQPVQVLTVTAPPAPIRLARRHLPNFLGNYGVPQALRDCVEGQKDVLVVRPALAEPLSLSSMLPRFSALLWLEELQAEREIREFSLTGAILRKGAVSLHLEVPGLAEGRPNLFIGDKVVLKKPCSGGTVIEYISYVTEITDEDVSLRVNADFQNNYLGEPLDVEFTFNRLTMRRCHCALEQIKHFGDNILFPSVLTLQPPQWNGEWSPQEEDRRLSEEENDASQKTDGSSALTAEMVSVATQTKTDLSMTAKRIPNPGQFFNVQLNPAQKQAVKRILSGECRPTPYILFGPPGTGKTITLIEAILQVHHHIPCSRVLVCTPSNSAADLVCMRLHQSGFLHAASLARVNATCRPEECMPEELRQYARAGEDIRHASFHRIVVSTCSSAGMFYQIGLRVGHFTHVFVDEAGQATEPESLIPLSLLSETSGQIVLAGDPKQLGPVIKSKLAAVFGLGVSLLERLMGTQLYSGSERGYNPLLVTKLVYNYRSHEALLELPSRLFYAGELCVRSQRAVVDALCHWNRLPTKGFPFIFHGVRGTEMREGSNPSWFNPAEAVQVMMYCCQLAKRLYNPIPATDIGIIAPYKKQVEKIRLLLHRVGLGEVKVGSVEEFQGQEFLIIIISTVRSNESLLNEELQSMLGFLSNPKRFNVAITRAKALLIVIGNPHVLIKDPCFSALLQYSHDNRAFVGCDPPVSLQASRRILSEET, encoded by the exons ATGGTTGTCAGGACGGGACAG ACAGTAGTGATGGTGAGCGTCGTGCAGTGTTTGACGTCGAAGCTGCTGTCGCCGCTGTGGCGCCGAGCGCAGGAGGAAGAGCAGCGGGAGGATCCGCGCTTTGACG GTGTGCCGCAGATCCGGCAGGTGCAGACGGGCGTCGTGACGCATCTGTGCGCGGATTATGGCCTCATCGATCACGCCGTGTATTTCACATCGGGAGTGGTGTTAGGAGGAGTCGTGCTGTGTGTCGGAGACTCGGTCCAGGCTCTGGCGGTGCGGGAACGAGCTCACGGACAGTGGAGGGCGCTCAGG GTGGAGCGACACAAGGACGGATGGGAGAATGGCGGATCAGAGGCGCTCATGCCGGACGCTAACAAACTCAGGCCTCTGATTGGAACAGTGACGTCATGTGATCGAGATGGAGGATACATCAACCAGACCACGTATTTCCCACGGTCGGCTCTGTGTGAAG ggttTGAGCCGGTGAAAGGCGACTGGGTTCTGGCGCAGTACGTCGTCTGCCCCGCAGAATGGAGCAGTCAGGCTCGAGCCGTTTCTCCACTGCGTTACCATCGCATGGACGGG GTGAGCGTGACCATTCTGCACGGCCGCAGCGGTGTTGTGGAGGACAGCGTGTTCTTCAGTCTGGACTCTCTGATCGTGCCGCCGGGCTTCAGACCTGCTCGCGGTGATGTGGTGAATGTGGTGGTGGTGGAGAGCAGTCAGTCTCTGTACTGCTGGAGAGCTCTGTGTATGACGCCCGTCCAGCACAG TGGAAACGCCTCAGAGGTGAATATGCCAGATGATGAGCTGC AGATGCTGGAGAATAAAGGTGGGCTCCTGGTGAGCCAGGAAAGCCACTTTGGGTCTCTATTAATGGGAAACAGCAAGGAGCTTCAGATCTGGATCCA AAACACCGGCTCTGAGCGGCAGCGGCTGACCTGCTGTGAGTTTGCAGGATGGGACTCGGCTCAGCAGTTCTGCCTCAGATCCACATCTCAGAACAACAGCAAACCTCCAGGAGGCCCAGCGGAGGACGGGACAGACGGGGAGGCAGAGGATGGTGCGGATGAAGATTCAGTGCGGATTCTGGAGATAAACCTGGAGATGGAGCCCGGAGGGAGAGCGTCTGTGCCCGTCAGCTGTCAGGCCAA GACTCTGGGTCGCTCCGCTGAGCTGCTGCTCCTGCACTTCTCCTCCTTCACCATCGGGAGGCGTCTGGAGGTGTCTGTGAGCAGCGCGGAGGAGAGTCTGCTCAAACCCAGCGTCCCGTACTCTGGTCTAACGGCACTGCCGCCGCAGCACCAACAGCCCGTGCAGGTGCTCACGGTCACGGCCCCGCCGGCCCCCATCAG GCTCGCGCGGCGGCATCTTCCAAACTTCTTGGGGAACTACGGGGTGCCGCAGGCTCTCAGAGATTGTGTTGAAGGTCAGAAGGATGTGCTGGTTGTCCGGCCGGCTCTGGCAGAG CCCCTGAGTCTGTCGTCGATGCTGCCGCGTTTCTCAGCGCTGCTGTGGTTGGAGGAGCTGCAGGCCGAGAGGGAGATCAGAGAGTTCAGCCTCACCGGCGCCATCCTCAGGAAGGGAGCCGTGTCTCTACACCTGGAGGTGCCGGGACTCGCTGAGGGTCGGCCGAACCTCTTCATCG GTGATAAAGTTGTTCTGAAGAAGCCCTGTAGTGGAGGAACTGTTATTGAGTACATCTCTTATGTCACAGAG ATCACCGACGAGGACGTGAGTTTACGTGTGAACGCTGATTTTCAGAATAACTATCTGGGAGAACCTCTGGACGTGGAGTTCACCTTCAACAG GTTGACCATGAGGAGGTGCCACTGTGCTTTGGAGCAGATCAAACATTTTGGAGACAACA TTTTGTTTCCCAGCGTGCTCACGCTGCAGCCGCCACAGTGGAACGGAGAGTGGAGTCCACAGGAAGAGGATCGACGTCTCTCAGAGGAG GAGAACGACGCAAGCCAGAAAACAGACGGCTCATCAGCGCTGACTGCAGAGATGGTGTCTGTGGCCACACAAACTAAAACAG ATTTGTCAATGACGGCAAAACGCATCCCAAACCCTGGACAGTTTTTCAACGTCCAGCTGAATCCTGCTCAGAAACAGGCCGTCAAGCGGATCCTGAGTGGAGAATGTCGTCCCACACCCTACATCCTGTTTGGGCCTCCTGGAACCGGCAAAACCATCACACTCATAGAGGCCATTCTGCAG GTGCATCATCACATCCCCTGCAGTCGTGTGCTGGTCTGCACGCCCTCCAACAGCGCTGCTGACCTCGTCTGCATGCGTCTGCACCAGAGCGGATTCCTGCACGCTGCCAGTCTGGCTCGAGTCAACGCCACCTGCAGGCCAGAAGAG TGTATGCCGGAGGAGTTGCGTCAGTACGCGAGAGCTGGAGAAGACATTCGACACGCCAGTTTTCATCGTATCGTCGTTTCCACTTGTTCCAGTGCTGGAATGTTCTATCAGATCGGTCTGCG tgtTGGTCATTTTACTCATGTGTTTGTGGATGAGGCCGGTCAGGCCACTGAACCCGAGTCTCTGATCCCTCTCAGTTTACTGTCTGAGACCAGTGGACAG ATTGTTCTGGCGGGTGATCCGAAGCAGCTGGGGCCGGTGATCAAGTCGAAACTGGCTGCTGTGTTTGGACTGGGAGTTTCTCTTCTGGAGAGGCTGATGGGAACGCAGCTCTACAGCGGCAGCGAGAGAGGATACAACCCCCTACTG gTGACTAAGCTGGTCTATAACTACCGATCCCACGAGGCATTGCTGGAGTTGCCGTCGCGTCTGTTTTACGCCGGTGAGCTGTGTGTTCGCTCTCAGAGGGCGGTGGTGGACGCTCTCTGCCACTGGAACAGACTTCCAACTAAGGGCTTCCCTTTCATATTTCATGGCGTTCGG GGGACTGAGATGAGAGAGGGCAGTAATCCATCGTGGTTTAATCCTGCTGAAGCCGTGCAAGTCATGATGTACTGCTGCCAGCTCGCTAAGAGACTCTACAACCCCATACCGGCGACAGATATCGGCATCATCGCCCCCTATAAAAAACAG GTGGAGAAGATCCGTCTGCTGCTCCACAGGGTGGGTCTGGGAGAGGTCAAGGTGGGATCTGTGGAGGAGTTCCAGGGTCAGGAGttcctcatcatcatcatatcaACG GTCCGTTCCAATGAGTCCTTGTTGAACGAAGAACTGCAGAGCATGCTGGGATTCCTCTCCAACCCAAAGCGTTTCAACGTTGCCATCACACGAGCCAAAGCGCTGCTCATTGTGATCGGAAACCCACACGTGTTAATCAAG GACCCGTGTTTCAGTGCTCTGCTGCAGTACTCGCACGATAACAGAGCGTTCGTGGGCTGTGATCCTCCAGTCAGTCTGCAGGCCTCGCGAAG GATTCTCTCAGAAGAAACCTAG